The following proteins are co-located in the Echinicola sp. 20G genome:
- a CDS encoding DUF3467 domain-containing protein: protein MEDNKDEKRPSNQQINVELSEEVAEGIYSNLAMIAHSNSEFVIDFIRLMPGVPKAKVKSRIIMTPDHAKRLLSALKDNIDKYENAFGKIESGTETPEFPMNFGGTLGEA from the coding sequence ATGGAAGATAATAAAGACGAAAAAAGGCCAAGCAATCAGCAGATCAATGTAGAGCTGTCGGAGGAAGTAGCAGAAGGTATCTATTCTAATTTGGCAATGATTGCTCATTCCAACTCTGAGTTTGTCATAGATTTCATTCGGTTGATGCCAGGTGTGCCGAAAGCCAAGGTGAAATCAAGGATCATCATGACTCCTGATCATGCGAAAAGGTTATTGTCTGCCTTAAAAGATAATATAGATAAGTACGAGAATGCATTTGGTAAAATTGAATCAGGTACTGAAACTCCAGAGTTCCCAATGAATTTTGGAGGGACATTAGGAGAGGCTTAA
- the rpsL gene encoding 30S ribosomal protein S12, giving the protein MPTIQQLVRKGRTTLESKSKSRALDACPQRRGVCTRVYTTTPKKPNSAMRKVARVRLTNGKEVNAYIPGEGHNLQEHSIVLIRGGRVKDLPGVRYHIIRGALDTAGVKDRKQGRSKYGAKRPKDKK; this is encoded by the coding sequence ATGCCTACTATACAACAGTTAGTTAGAAAAGGTAGAACTACTCTAGAGTCAAAATCCAAGTCAAGAGCTTTGGATGCTTGTCCTCAAAGAAGGGGTGTTTGTACCAGGGTGTATACGACTACACCAAAGAAGCCTAACTCGGCAATGAGAAAAGTAGCCAGGGTTAGATTGACAAATGGAAAAGAAGTGAACGCTTACATTCCAGGAGAAGGACACAATTTGCAAGAGCACTCTATCGTATTGATTAGAGGTGGTCGTGTGAAGGATCTTCCAGGTGTGCGTTATCACATCATCCGTGGTGCATTGGATACTGCAGGAGTAAAAGACCGTAAGCAAGGTCGCTCCAAGTACGGTGCGAAACGTCCTAAGGACAAGAAATAA
- the rpoC gene encoding DNA-directed RNA polymerase subunit beta' codes for MAFRKNKKLNNDFSRVTISLASPESILDSSHGEVTQPETINYRTYKPEMGGLFCERIFGPVKDWECHCGKYKRIRYKGIICDRCGVEVTEKKVRRERMGHIELVVPVAHIWYFKSLPNKIGYLLGLPTKKLDQIVYYERYAVINAGIKAEDGLQYLDFLTEDEYLDIMDKLPKENQMLDDDDPNKFIAKMGAEAIEMLLSRLDLDDLSYSLRHQAATDTSQQRKAEALKRLKVVEAFRDARTRIENRPEWMVVRMVPVIPPELRPLVPLDGGRFATSDLNDLYRRVIIRNNRLKRLIDIKAPEVILRNEKRMLQEAVDSLFDNSRKVNAVRSDGNRALKSLSDMLKGKQGRFRQNLLGKRVDYSGRSVIVVGPELKLHECGLPKNMAAELFKPFIIRKLIERGIVKTVKSAKKIVDRKDPVVWDILENVLKGHPVLLNRAPTLHRLGIQAFQPKLIEGKAIQLHPLVCTAFNADFDGDQMAVHVPLGHEAILEASTLMLSSHNILNPANGAPITVPSQDMVLGLYYVTKGRKSTPELPVAGEGMTFYGEEDVVIALNEGVISQHALIKCKVTVREADGSLVEKIIDTVAGRLIFNQFVPEEVGYVNELLTKKKLQQIIAEVVKICGIARSAQFLDDIKHLGFQMAYQGGLSMGLNDVIIPEDKEPLITKAKDEVDQVWNNYLMGLITDNERYNQVIDIWTRTNSNLTNILMKQMEDDKQGFNAIYMMMHSGARGSREQIRQLGGMRGLMAKPQKNLQGSVGEIIENPILSNFKEGLDVLEYFISTHGARKGLADTALKTADAGYLTRRLVDVAQDVIVSEEDCGTLRGLVVQALKDNDEIVEPLSERIVGRVSVHDVIDPITEEVIIQSGQEITDELAKIVDESAVEEVEIRSVLTCESRRGVCTKCYGRNLTTGNIVQNGESVGVIAAQSIGEPGTQLTLRTFHVGGTASNISVEASINAKFEGVVEFEEELRWIDSTNKDGDPVSIVMGRSGEIKINDVKSGKTLVSNHVPYGAILNVKNGQKIGKGDSLCTWDPYNAVILSEFDGEVSFDSIIEGITYKEVADDQTGYREKVIIDTKDKTKNPAVVVNYGEETKGYNIPVGAHLAVEEGDKVRAGQILVKIPRSVGKTRDITGGLPRVTELFEARNPSNPAVVSEIDGVVTYGGIKRGNREIFIESKDGVKKRYMVSLSKHILVQENDFIRAGEALSDGAITPNDILSIKGPTAVQEYLVNEIQEVYRLQGVKINDKHIEVIVSQMMQKVEILDAGDTGFLQGQVVDKWAFREENDNILDKKVVMEPGDSATLKAGMIITARRLRDENSSLKRKDLKLVQVRDAETAVSKPTLQGITASSLGTESFISAASFQETTKVLSEAAIRGKRDELLGLKENVIVGHLIPAGTGQRYFKDIIVGSKEDYERLSSTEKEKGARKTKEAVK; via the coding sequence ATGGCGTTCAGAAAAAACAAAAAACTAAACAACGACTTTTCCAGAGTCACTATTAGTTTGGCTTCTCCGGAATCCATCCTGGATAGCTCTCATGGTGAGGTGACCCAACCTGAAACCATCAATTACAGAACGTACAAGCCTGAAATGGGCGGTCTATTCTGTGAGCGAATTTTCGGGCCTGTAAAGGACTGGGAATGTCATTGTGGTAAGTATAAGCGCATAAGATATAAAGGTATCATTTGTGACAGATGTGGGGTAGAGGTTACAGAAAAGAAAGTGCGTAGAGAAAGAATGGGACACATCGAATTGGTGGTTCCTGTAGCGCATATCTGGTACTTCAAATCTCTTCCTAACAAAATTGGTTACTTGCTAGGTCTTCCTACCAAGAAGCTGGATCAAATTGTATACTACGAAAGATATGCTGTCATCAACGCGGGTATCAAGGCTGAAGATGGTCTACAGTACCTGGATTTCTTGACAGAAGACGAGTATTTGGATATTATGGATAAACTTCCAAAAGAAAACCAAATGCTTGATGATGATGATCCGAATAAGTTCATCGCAAAAATGGGTGCAGAAGCCATAGAAATGTTGTTGTCAAGACTAGATCTTGATGATCTTTCTTATAGCCTTCGTCACCAAGCTGCTACCGATACTTCTCAACAAAGAAAAGCAGAAGCTTTGAAGCGTTTGAAAGTAGTGGAGGCATTTAGAGATGCAAGAACCAGGATTGAAAACCGTCCTGAGTGGATGGTGGTAAGAATGGTTCCTGTGATTCCACCGGAATTGAGACCATTGGTTCCTTTGGATGGTGGACGTTTTGCCACGTCTGATTTGAACGATCTTTATAGAAGGGTAATCATTAGAAACAACCGTCTGAAAAGATTGATCGATATCAAAGCTCCTGAAGTAATCCTTCGAAATGAGAAGAGGATGCTTCAGGAGGCAGTAGATTCCTTGTTTGATAACTCAAGAAAGGTAAATGCTGTAAGGTCTGATGGTAACAGGGCCCTGAAGTCTTTATCTGACATGCTTAAAGGAAAGCAAGGACGTTTCCGTCAAAACTTGCTTGGTAAGCGTGTGGATTACTCCGGTCGTTCAGTAATCGTGGTAGGACCTGAATTGAAACTTCACGAATGTGGTTTGCCTAAGAATATGGCAGCAGAACTTTTCAAACCTTTTATTATCAGAAAGCTGATCGAAAGAGGTATTGTTAAGACTGTAAAATCTGCCAAAAAGATTGTTGACAGAAAAGACCCGGTAGTATGGGATATCCTTGAAAATGTATTGAAAGGACACCCTGTATTGCTAAACCGTGCTCCAACACTTCACAGACTGGGTATTCAGGCTTTCCAACCTAAATTGATAGAAGGAAAAGCTATCCAGCTTCACCCATTGGTATGTACAGCATTCAACGCCGATTTCGATGGTGACCAGATGGCTGTTCACGTACCACTTGGACATGAAGCGATTTTGGAGGCGTCTACCTTGATGCTTTCTTCGCATAACATCCTTAACCCTGCCAATGGTGCTCCTATTACTGTACCTTCTCAGGATATGGTTTTGGGTCTATACTATGTGACCAAAGGCAGAAAGTCTACTCCAGAATTACCTGTAGCAGGTGAAGGTATGACTTTCTATGGTGAGGAAGATGTTGTGATTGCCTTGAACGAAGGAGTTATTTCTCAGCATGCCTTGATCAAGTGTAAAGTAACTGTAAGGGAAGCAGATGGTTCTCTAGTAGAGAAGATTATTGACACCGTTGCAGGTAGATTGATCTTTAACCAGTTCGTGCCTGAGGAAGTTGGGTATGTAAACGAATTGTTGACTAAGAAAAAACTGCAGCAGATCATTGCTGAAGTTGTTAAAATATGTGGTATTGCTCGAAGTGCCCAATTCTTGGATGATATCAAGCATCTTGGATTCCAGATGGCCTACCAAGGTGGCCTATCAATGGGACTTAATGATGTGATTATTCCTGAAGATAAGGAGCCATTGATCACCAAAGCAAAAGATGAGGTAGATCAAGTATGGAACAACTATTTGATGGGTCTGATCACAGACAATGAGCGTTACAACCAAGTAATTGATATCTGGACCAGAACAAACTCTAATCTGACCAACATTTTGATGAAGCAGATGGAGGATGATAAGCAAGGATTCAATGCGATCTATATGATGATGCACTCAGGTGCAAGGGGTTCGAGAGAACAGATTCGTCAGCTAGGTGGTATGAGGGGATTGATGGCCAAGCCACAGAAAAACCTTCAAGGTTCTGTTGGTGAAATCATTGAAAACCCAATCCTTTCCAACTTTAAAGAGGGGCTAGATGTATTGGAGTACTTTATCTCTACCCACGGTGCCCGTAAAGGTCTGGCCGATACAGCCTTGAAAACAGCCGATGCTGGTTATTTGACCAGAAGATTGGTAGATGTTGCTCAGGATGTAATTGTATCAGAAGAAGACTGTGGTACTTTGAGAGGTCTTGTAGTTCAAGCCTTGAAAGATAATGATGAGATTGTAGAACCACTTTCTGAGCGTATTGTTGGTAGGGTTTCTGTTCATGATGTGATTGATCCTATTACTGAAGAAGTGATTATCCAATCAGGACAAGAGATTACTGATGAGTTAGCCAAGATTGTGGATGAATCTGCAGTTGAGGAAGTTGAGATCAGGTCTGTATTGACTTGTGAATCAAGAAGAGGAGTTTGTACCAAGTGTTATGGTAGAAACCTAACGACAGGTAATATTGTTCAAAACGGAGAATCTGTAGGGGTTATCGCTGCACAATCAATCGGTGAACCAGGTACACAGCTTACATTGAGAACGTTCCACGTTGGTGGTACAGCTTCAAACATTTCCGTGGAAGCTAGTATTAATGCCAAGTTTGAAGGTGTTGTTGAGTTTGAGGAAGAGCTAAGATGGATTGACTCCACCAATAAAGATGGAGATCCTGTATCTATCGTTATGGGTAGATCTGGTGAGATCAAGATCAATGACGTTAAGTCTGGTAAGACTTTGGTGTCTAACCACGTTCCTTATGGTGCGATACTTAATGTTAAGAATGGTCAGAAGATTGGTAAGGGAGATTCATTATGTACTTGGGATCCATATAATGCCGTGATTCTTTCCGAATTTGATGGAGAGGTTTCATTTGATTCGATTATTGAAGGTATTACTTACAAGGAAGTAGCCGATGATCAAACTGGCTATAGAGAGAAAGTAATTATCGATACTAAAGATAAAACCAAAAACCCTGCTGTAGTGGTAAACTATGGTGAGGAGACCAAAGGATATAACATTCCAGTAGGAGCTCACTTGGCAGTGGAAGAAGGAGATAAAGTAAGGGCTGGTCAAATTCTTGTTAAAATCCCTCGTTCTGTAGGTAAAACAAGAGATATTACCGGTGGTCTTCCAAGGGTAACCGAACTATTCGAAGCGCGTAATCCATCAAATCCTGCAGTAGTTTCTGAAATTGATGGTGTGGTAACCTATGGAGGTATCAAACGTGGTAACCGTGAAATCTTTATTGAATCTAAGGATGGTGTGAAGAAGCGTTACATGGTTTCTCTTTCTAAGCACATCTTGGTTCAGGAGAATGACTTTATCAGAGCTGGTGAGGCATTGTCTGATGGAGCTATTACACCAAATGATATCCTTTCAATCAAAGGGCCAACGGCAGTTCAGGAATATTTGGTGAATGAGATTCAGGAAGTATACCGACTACAAGGTGTGAAAATCAACGATAAGCACATTGAGGTGATTGTAAGTCAAATGATGCAGAAAGTTGAAATCCTTGATGCAGGCGACACTGGATTCCTTCAAGGTCAAGTAGTTGACAAGTGGGCTTTCCGTGAGGAAAATGACAATATTCTTGATAAGAAAGTTGTCATGGAACCAGGAGATTCTGCCACCCTGAAAGCAGGTATGATCATCACAGCTAGAAGGCTTAGAGATGAGAATTCAAGCTTGAAGCGTAAAGACTTGAAATTGGTACAGGTGAGAGATGCTGAAACAGCGGTATCTAAACCAACCCTTCAAGGTATTACAGCTTCCTCTTTGGGAACTGAAAGCTTTATCTCAGCAGCTTCCTTCCAGGAAACTACTAAGGTATTGAGTGAAGCTGCCATCAGAGGTAAGCGTGATGAGTTACTCGGTCTGAAAGAAAATGTGATTGTAGGTCACTTGATTCCAGCAGGTACTGGACAGCGATATTTCAAAGATATCATTGTAGGTTCCAAAGAGGATTATGAAAGACTATCCTCTACTGAAAAGGAGAAAGGTGCTCGCAAGACAAAAGAAGCCGTAAAGTAA
- the rpsG gene encoding 30S ribosomal protein S7, whose amino-acid sequence MRKAKPKKRYILPDPKFNDTLVTKFVNCLMVDGKKSIAYRIFYDAVEKVEEKLGENGLEVWKKALNNITPSVEVKSRRVGGATFQVPMEVRPERKTSLGIKWMITFARKRGEKTMMDRLAGEIIAASKGEGAAVKKKDDTHRMAEANKAFSHFRF is encoded by the coding sequence ATGAGAAAAGCGAAACCAAAAAAGAGATATATTCTTCCTGATCCGAAGTTCAATGATACTTTGGTGACCAAGTTCGTTAACTGTCTTATGGTAGATGGGAAGAAGAGTATTGCTTACAGAATTTTCTACGATGCTGTTGAGAAAGTAGAAGAGAAGTTGGGTGAGAATGGTCTTGAGGTTTGGAAGAAAGCGCTTAACAATATTACTCCATCTGTAGAGGTGAAGAGTCGTAGAGTTGGGGGAGCTACTTTCCAGGTACCGATGGAGGTAAGACCTGAAAGAAAAACATCACTAGGTATCAAGTGGATGATAACTTTTGCCAGAAAAAGAGGTGAAAAAACTATGATGGACAGACTTGCTGGTGAAATCATAGCTGCTTCTAAAGGTGAAGGTGCCGCTGTTAAGAAGAAGGACGATACCCACAGAATGGCAGAAGCCAACAAAGCATTCTCACATTTTAGATTTTAA
- the fusA gene encoding elongation factor G translates to MARDLKLTRNIGIAAHIDAGKTTTTERILFYSGVSHKIGEVHDGAATMDWMAQEQERGITITSAATTVFWPYRDKKYQINIIDTPGHVDFTVEVNRSLRVLDGLVFLFSAVDGVEPQSETNWRLADNYKVARIGFVNKMDRAGANFLDVCKQVKEMLGSYAVPLQIPIGSEDKFKGVVDLINNRAIVWNEDDFGMTFEEVPIPEDLLEETAEWREHLLEAVAEYDESLMEKFFEDSNSITEEEILTALRKAVIDMKIVPMVCGSSFKNKGVQTMLDLVMELLPSPLDKDNVIAHDLEDEDKEISIAPDRNEPFAGLAFKIATDPFVGRLCFVRAYSGVLESGSYVFNSRSGNKERISRVFQMHANKQNQIERLEAGDIGAVVGFKDIKTGDTLCAENRKVVLESMIFPEPVIGYAIEPKTQADVDKLGMAVAKLVEEDPTLQVNTDHETGQTILRGMGELHLDIIMDRLKREFKVEVNQGAPQVAYKEALFGNVEHKEVYKKQSGGKGKFADIVFELGPKEADPETGEIKPGLEFVNGIVGGVIPKEFIPAVQKGFQEAMKNGPLAGYPVEAMRVRLFHGSFHDVDSDALSFELAARLGFKEAAKKAKPQLLEPVMSVDVVTPDEYTGPITGDLNRRRGLMKGMDTKGTSSVIKAAVPLSELFGYITDLRTISSGRATASLTFSHYEPVPNNIAEGVIAEVKGAKA, encoded by the coding sequence ATGGCAAGAGATTTAAAATTAACAAGAAACATTGGTATCGCTGCCCACATCGATGCCGGAAAAACCACCACCACAGAGCGTATTCTTTTTTACTCTGGTGTATCCCACAAAATTGGTGAGGTGCATGATGGTGCAGCTACAATGGACTGGATGGCTCAGGAGCAAGAAAGAGGTATTACCATTACTTCTGCTGCGACTACTGTTTTCTGGCCATACAGAGATAAAAAATATCAAATCAACATCATTGATACCCCAGGTCACGTTGACTTTACAGTAGAAGTTAACCGTTCACTAAGGGTATTGGATGGTCTTGTGTTTTTATTTAGTGCGGTTGATGGTGTTGAGCCTCAATCAGAAACTAACTGGAGACTAGCTGATAATTATAAAGTAGCCCGTATCGGTTTCGTTAATAAAATGGACCGTGCTGGTGCTAACTTCCTTGACGTATGTAAACAAGTAAAGGAAATGCTAGGTAGCTATGCAGTTCCTTTGCAAATCCCAATCGGTTCAGAAGACAAGTTCAAAGGTGTAGTTGATTTGATCAACAACCGGGCAATCGTTTGGAATGAAGATGATTTTGGAATGACTTTCGAAGAGGTGCCGATTCCAGAAGATCTTTTGGAAGAGACAGCTGAGTGGAGAGAGCATTTATTGGAGGCTGTAGCAGAGTATGATGAGTCTTTGATGGAGAAATTCTTTGAGGATTCAAACTCTATTACAGAGGAAGAAATTCTTACTGCCCTAAGAAAGGCTGTAATCGATATGAAGATCGTTCCTATGGTTTGTGGATCTTCTTTCAAAAACAAAGGTGTGCAGACCATGCTTGACTTGGTGATGGAGTTGCTTCCTTCTCCTTTGGATAAGGATAACGTCATCGCTCACGATCTTGAAGATGAAGATAAAGAAATTTCTATCGCTCCAGATAGAAACGAACCTTTTGCTGGTCTAGCTTTTAAAATTGCTACTGACCCATTCGTAGGTCGTCTTTGTTTTGTAAGAGCTTACTCTGGTGTATTAGAGTCTGGTTCTTATGTATTCAATAGCCGTTCTGGAAACAAAGAGCGTATTTCTCGTGTGTTCCAGATGCACGCTAACAAACAAAATCAAATCGAACGACTAGAAGCTGGTGATATCGGTGCGGTAGTTGGATTTAAAGATATTAAGACTGGTGATACACTTTGTGCTGAAAACCGCAAAGTTGTATTGGAATCCATGATTTTCCCTGAGCCTGTTATCGGTTATGCTATTGAGCCTAAGACTCAAGCTGACGTTGACAAGTTGGGTATGGCTGTAGCCAAATTGGTAGAAGAAGATCCTACCTTGCAGGTAAATACAGATCATGAAACCGGTCAGACTATCCTAAGAGGTATGGGTGAACTTCACCTTGATATCATTATGGATCGTCTGAAGAGAGAATTTAAAGTAGAGGTAAACCAAGGTGCTCCTCAGGTTGCTTATAAAGAAGCTTTGTTCGGAAATGTAGAGCATAAGGAAGTTTATAAGAAGCAGTCTGGTGGTAAAGGTAAGTTTGCCGATATCGTATTCGAATTGGGACCAAAAGAAGCTGATCCTGAGACAGGAGAAATCAAGCCAGGTTTGGAATTCGTTAATGGTATTGTGGGTGGTGTTATTCCTAAGGAATTTATCCCTGCTGTGCAGAAAGGTTTCCAAGAGGCTATGAAGAATGGTCCATTGGCAGGATACCCTGTTGAGGCTATGAGAGTTAGACTTTTCCACGGTTCCTTCCACGATGTCGATTCTGATGCCCTTTCATTTGAATTGGCAGCAAGACTTGGATTTAAGGAAGCTGCTAAGAAAGCCAAGCCTCAGTTACTTGAACCAGTAATGTCAGTAGATGTGGTTACTCCAGATGAGTACACAGGTCCTATCACTGGTGACTTGAACAGAAGAAGAGGTTTGATGAAAGGTATGGATACAAAAGGTACTTCTTCAGTAATCAAAGCTGCTGTACCATTGTCAGAGTTGTTTGGTTATATCACTGACCTTAGAACAATTTCATCAGGTAGAGCAACTGCCTCATTGACATTCTCTCATTATGAGCCTGTTCCAAACAATATCGCTGAAGGTGTTATCGCCGAAGTGAAAGGAGCTAAAGCCTAA